In Onychostoma macrolepis isolate SWU-2019 chromosome 04, ASM1243209v1, whole genome shotgun sequence, one DNA window encodes the following:
- the myf6 gene encoding myogenic factor 6: protein MMDLFETNTYFFNDLRYLETDHGTLDMPGVSPLYEGNDSPLSPGQDPVPSETGCESSGEEHVLAPPGLQSHCEGQCLMWACKICKRKSAPTDRRKAATLRERRRLKKINEAFDALKKKTVPNPNQRLPKVEILRSAINYIEKLQDLLHSLDEQEQNSDSDPYTYNVKENHVAPNEYHWKKTCQNWQGIPDHSSSQMADHREEAAVESSTSSSLRRLSSIVDSISTEETKARCPDHQITEK, encoded by the exons ATGATGGACCTGTTTGAGACCAACACTTATTTTTTCAACGATTTACGTTATCTCGAGACGGACCATGGGACCTTGGATATGCCTGGAGTGTCCCCACTCTATGAGGGGAATGACAGCCCTCTGTCTCCGGGACAGGATCCGGTCCCGTCCGAGACGGGGTGCGAGAGCAGCGGGGAGGAACACGTCCTCGCGCCGCCGGGGCTGCAGTCTCACTGCGAGGGTCAGTGTCTTATGTGGGCTTGTAAgatctgtaaaagaaaatccGCGCCGACCGACCGGCGAAAGGCCGCCACTCTGCGAGAAAGGAGGCGGCTTAAAAAGATCAACGAAGCGTTTGACGCGTTAAAGAAAAAGACGGTGCCCAATCCGAACCAGAGGCTGCCCAAAGTGGAGATTTTACGCAGCGCGATAAACTACATCGAGAAACTTCAGGACCTGTTGCATTCGCTGGATGAGCAAGAACAGAACTCTGACAGTGACCCTTACACATACAACGTGAAAGAAAACCAT GTGGCTCCCAATGAGTATCACTGGAAAAAGACCTGCCAAAACTGGCAAGGGATTCCAGATCATTCCAGCTCCCAGATGGCCGATCACCGAGAAG AAGCCGCAGTGGAGTCTTCAACGTCCAGCAGCCTTCGTCGCCTCTCCTCGATCGTTGACAGCATTTCCACTGAAGAGACGAAAGCTCGCTGTCCCGACCACCAGATCACAGAAAAGTGA
- the myf5 gene encoding myogenic factor 5: MDVFSTSQIFYDSTCASSPEALEFGPGGELAGSEEDEHVRAPGAPHQPGHCLQWACKACKRKASTVDRRRAATMRERRRLKKVNHAFEALRRCTSANPSQRLPKVEILRNAIQYIESLQELLREQVENYYSLPMESSSEPASPSSSCSESMVDCNSPVWPHMNPNFGNNYNFEAQNAGAVDRAPGASSLQCLSSIVDRLSSVDTGVAMGMRNMVTLSPTGSDSQCSSPDSPSNRPVYHVL, encoded by the exons ATGGACGTATTCTCTACATCCCAGATCTTCTACGATAGCACTTGCGCCTCGTCGCCTGAAGCTTTGGAGTTCGGCCCCGGAGGGGAACTGGCCGGGTCTGAAGAGGACGAGCACGTCCGGGCCCCCGGGGCCCCGCACCAGCCAGGTCATTGTCTGCAATGGGCCTGCAAAGCTTGTAAGCGCAAAGCCAGCACGGTGGACCGCCGGAGAGCCGCCACTATGAGGGAGCGCCGCAGGCTGAAGAAGGTGAACCATGCGTTTGAGGCACTACGGCGCTGCACCTCGGCGAACCCCAGTCAGCGTCTTCCCAAGGTGGAGATCCTGAGGAACGCCATCCAGTACATCGAAAGCCTTCAGGAGCTCCTCAGGGAACAGGTGGAGAACTACTACAGCTTGCCTATGGAAAGCAGCTCTGAGCCGGCCAGCCCCTCCTCAAGCTGTTCTGAAAGCATG GTTGACTGCAATAGTCCTGTATGGCCTCATATGAATCCAAACTTTGGGAACAACTACAACTTTGAAGCACAAAATG CTGGCGCTGTGGACAGAGCTCCAGGAGCATCCAGTTTGCAATGTCTGTCCAGCATTGTGGACAGGCTGTCTTCTGTAGATACAGGAGTTGCAATGGGAATGAGGAACATGGTTACTCTCTCTCCAACTGGAAGTGATTCCCAGTGCAGTTCTCCAGACAGTCCCAGCAACAGACCAGTCTACCACGTCCTGTGA